One part of the Candidatus Reconcilbacillus cellulovorans genome encodes these proteins:
- a CDS encoding thioredoxin domain-containing protein yields the protein MTPNRLIREKSPYLLQHAYNPVDWYPWGEEAFEKAAKENKPVFLSIGYSTCHWCHVMERESFEDPEVAAVLNEHYVPVKVDREERPDIDHLYMAVCQAMTGQGGWPLTVLLTPDRKPFFAGTYFPKHRRHGRYGLMDLLPAFAEAWKQNPERLREVADEILAETKARALSSLDGSAGLENLSEDAFAAFLRLFDEEYGGFGGAPKFPTPHNLIFLLRFWHRTKESEALRMVERTLDAMYAGGLFDHIGFGFARYSTDRMWLVPHFEKMLYDNALLAYAYAEAYQATGHRRHREVAERVVEYVLRDMRDEGGGFYSAEDADSEGEEGKFYLWTPDEVRSVLGEEESRLFSEVYHITPEGNFEGRSIPNLIGTDWAATAARFGMPPAELTARLEDARRRLFEARRRRVPPLKDDKILTGWNGLMIAALAKASFAFDRSDCYEAAEAAARFVLDRLRRPDGRLLARYRDGEAAIPAFLDDYAFVLWGLVELYEAEGDGRWLVTAKELADDMIRLFRDERDGGFFFTGNDAERLPERLKETFDGATPSGNATAAWVLGRLGRLADRTDWSELAESLPDRFSGAIRRFPTGHAMWLTALEFMRADPVEIAVAGDPRLPETEALRDAVREVYLPHALRIWKAHEKFPFSSGTSPDRPTAFVCRRSACETQTTDANALRQALHSLQG from the coding sequence ATGACGCCGAACCGTCTGATCCGCGAGAAATCGCCCTATCTGCTTCAGCACGCTTATAACCCGGTGGACTGGTATCCGTGGGGCGAGGAAGCGTTTGAAAAAGCGGCGAAGGAAAACAAACCTGTTTTTCTGAGCATTGGTTACAGCACGTGTCACTGGTGCCACGTGATGGAGCGCGAATCGTTCGAAGACCCGGAAGTCGCCGCCGTTCTGAACGAACATTACGTTCCGGTCAAGGTCGATCGCGAAGAGCGGCCCGACATCGATCATCTGTACATGGCCGTCTGCCAGGCGATGACGGGGCAGGGAGGCTGGCCGCTGACCGTGCTGCTTACGCCGGACCGGAAACCGTTTTTTGCCGGCACGTATTTTCCGAAACATCGCCGGCACGGCCGGTACGGGCTGATGGACCTGCTGCCGGCTTTTGCGGAAGCCTGGAAGCAAAACCCAGAACGTTTGCGCGAGGTCGCCGATGAGATTTTGGCGGAAACGAAGGCGAGGGCGCTTTCGTCGCTGGACGGCAGCGCAGGACTGGAGAATCTGTCGGAAGACGCCTTCGCGGCGTTTCTCCGACTGTTCGACGAGGAGTACGGGGGGTTCGGCGGGGCGCCGAAGTTTCCGACGCCGCACAATCTGATTTTTTTGCTGCGCTTCTGGCATCGGACGAAAGAATCGGAAGCGCTCCGCATGGTCGAACGGACGCTCGACGCAATGTACGCGGGCGGCCTGTTCGACCATATCGGGTTCGGCTTTGCGCGTTATTCGACTGACCGGATGTGGCTTGTGCCGCATTTTGAGAAAATGCTGTACGACAACGCCCTGCTGGCGTACGCGTATGCCGAGGCGTACCAGGCGACCGGGCATCGGCGCCACCGCGAGGTCGCCGAGCGCGTCGTCGAGTACGTGCTGCGCGACATGCGGGACGAAGGAGGCGGTTTTTATTCCGCGGAAGACGCCGATTCCGAAGGGGAAGAGGGGAAGTTTTACCTTTGGACGCCGGACGAAGTGCGAAGCGTGCTGGGAGAGGAAGAGTCGCGGCTGTTTTCGGAGGTCTATCACATCACGCCGGAAGGAAATTTTGAAGGCCGGAGCATTCCAAACTTGATCGGGACCGATTGGGCTGCGACGGCTGCGCGGTTCGGCATGCCGCCGGCGGAGCTCACCGCCCGACTGGAGGACGCCAGGCGTAGGCTGTTCGAGGCGCGCCGAAGGCGTGTGCCGCCGCTGAAGGACGACAAAATTTTGACCGGCTGGAACGGACTCATGATCGCCGCGTTGGCGAAGGCGTCGTTTGCGTTCGACCGCTCGGATTGTTACGAAGCTGCGGAGGCGGCGGCGCGCTTCGTGCTCGATCGGCTGCGCCGGCCGGACGGCCGGCTGCTTGCGCGCTATCGAGACGGGGAGGCGGCGATTCCGGCCTTTTTGGACGATTATGCGTTTGTCCTTTGGGGGCTCGTGGAGCTGTATGAGGCGGAAGGCGACGGGCGATGGCTCGTGACGGCGAAAGAGCTTGCCGACGACATGATCCGGCTGTTTCGAGACGAGCGGGACGGCGGATTTTTCTTTACCGGAAACGACGCCGAACGATTGCCGGAACGCCTTAAGGAAACGTTCGACGGCGCCACGCCGTCGGGCAACGCGACGGCGGCCTGGGTGCTCGGCCGTCTCGGCAGACTGGCGGATCGTACGGACTGGTCGGAGCTCGCGGAATCGCTTCCGGACCGGTTTTCCGGCGCGATTCGACGATTTCCGACCGGGCATGCGATGTGGCTTACGGCGCTTGAATTTATGCGCGCTGACCCGGTCGAGATCGCGGTCGCCGGCGATCCGCGCCTGCCGGAGACGGAAGCTCTGCGCGACGCAGTGCGCGAGGTGTATTTGCCGCATGCGCTAAGGATATGGAAAGCTCACGAAAAGTTTCCTTTTTCGTCTGGAACGTCCCCGGATCGGCCGACGGCGTTCGTTTGTCGGCGTTCTGCCTGCGAAACGCAGACGACGGATGCGAACGCTCTGCGGCAAGCGCTCCATTCGCTCCAGGGGTGA
- a CDS encoding dienelactone hydrolase, whose product MSVRLDVYLDELYACYERRRQSRTLPPGELRQRLAEALGDFPEREEPLDPVVLERTACDGYIRERVEFGTGDGLRLPAYVLVPAERPGPFPAVLALHGHGFGSREALGLNVDGSERTGNFGIHRRFAVELVRRGLLVVAPEMAGFGDRRLEADVQEGPDRSSCATLAVHLLMYGKTLAGLRVFEARRSIDYMLERPDVDGNRIGCIGFSGGGLVAAYASALDSRIRATALCGFVNTFKGSILARNHCLDNYVPGLLRYAELPEWIGLIAPRPLFVETGLYDRVFPAEHAREALAVLEAVYTSFGAADLLAYDFFPGGHEVGGQRVFDWMAAVLLKV is encoded by the coding sequence ATGAGCGTTCGGCTCGACGTTTATTTGGACGAGTTGTACGCTTGCTACGAACGCCGCCGGCAATCCCGGACGTTGCCGCCGGGTGAACTGAGACAGCGTCTCGCCGAGGCGCTGGGCGATTTTCCGGAGCGGGAAGAGCCGCTTGATCCGGTCGTCCTGGAGCGGACCGCTTGCGACGGCTACATTCGGGAACGCGTCGAGTTCGGCACGGGCGACGGACTTCGCTTGCCGGCCTACGTGCTTGTTCCTGCAGAGCGCCCCGGGCCGTTTCCAGCCGTTTTGGCGTTGCACGGCCACGGTTTCGGCAGTCGAGAAGCGCTCGGCTTGAACGTCGACGGCTCGGAACGGACCGGTAATTTCGGTATCCATCGCCGTTTCGCCGTCGAACTGGTCAGACGCGGGCTGCTCGTCGTCGCGCCGGAAATGGCCGGTTTCGGAGATCGGCGGCTTGAGGCGGACGTACAGGAGGGACCGGATCGGTCGTCGTGTGCGACGCTTGCCGTTCATCTGCTCATGTATGGTAAGACCCTGGCAGGGCTTCGCGTTTTTGAAGCGCGCAGATCGATCGATTACATGCTGGAGCGGCCCGATGTCGATGGAAATCGGATCGGCTGCATCGGCTTTTCCGGCGGAGGACTCGTCGCCGCCTATGCCTCGGCACTTGATTCGAGAATCCGGGCGACGGCCTTGTGCGGATTCGTCAACACTTTCAAAGGAAGCATCCTTGCCCGCAACCATTGCCTGGACAATTACGTTCCGGGGCTGCTGCGGTACGCGGAACTGCCGGAGTGGATCGGTCTCATCGCGCCGCGACCGCTGTTCGTCGAGACGGGACTTTACGATCGCGTCTTTCCGGCCGAGCATGCACGGGAAGCGCTGGCTGTTCTCGAAGCCGTCTATACTTCGTTCGGCGCCGCAGATCTCCTCGCATATGATTTTTTTCCTGGCGGCCACGAGGTAGGCGGGCAACGCGTTTTCGATTGGATGGCCGCTGTTTTGCTTAAAGTGTGA
- a CDS encoding cystathionine beta-lyase — protein sequence MTFDFDRPVNRRGTLSYKWDQSEKLFGDPNVLPLWVADMDFPCPPEVVDAVCRRAAEGVYGYTIRDEACVQAVVGWLERRHGWKIDPAWLVDSPGVVTSLGLAVELFTRPGDRVIVQSPVYYPFYSVVRMNGREVVRNPLVIRNGKYEVDWDHLERLMRDGAAMMLLCSPHNPGGRVWTREELARLGEMAGRYGVFIVSDEIHADLVFPGHVHVPFPSASASFAEQCMVCIAPTKTFNMPGIQASFAIIPDPDRRRQFEHRLRALSLHMTPFFSPVAVKAAYTKGEAWLDAVLAYIRGNLDFAMAFLQERLSEVRPMDPEGTYLLWVDCSALGLGAAGMRDLMYREAKVAFSEGSIFGPDGEGFVRINVACRRRLLAEALERFAAAARRRLDGHASARANAGKTDGSHGA from the coding sequence ATGACGTTCGATTTCGACCGGCCCGTGAACCGGCGCGGGACGCTGTCGTACAAATGGGACCAGTCCGAAAAACTGTTCGGCGATCCGAATGTTCTGCCGCTCTGGGTGGCCGATATGGATTTCCCGTGCCCGCCGGAAGTCGTCGACGCGGTCTGCCGCCGCGCGGCCGAAGGCGTCTACGGTTACACGATCCGGGACGAAGCCTGCGTGCAGGCCGTCGTAGGCTGGTTGGAACGCCGGCACGGATGGAAGATCGATCCGGCGTGGCTCGTCGATTCCCCGGGCGTCGTCACGTCGCTCGGCCTGGCGGTCGAACTGTTTACCCGTCCGGGCGACCGCGTCATCGTGCAGTCGCCGGTTTATTATCCGTTTTACAGCGTCGTCCGGATGAACGGTCGGGAGGTGGTACGCAATCCGCTCGTCATCCGCAACGGGAAATACGAGGTCGACTGGGATCATCTCGAACGGTTGATGCGCGACGGTGCGGCGATGATGCTGCTCTGCAGTCCGCACAATCCTGGCGGCCGCGTCTGGACGCGGGAGGAGCTGGCCAGGCTTGGCGAGATGGCCGGCCGTTACGGCGTGTTCATCGTTTCCGACGAGATTCACGCCGATCTCGTTTTTCCCGGACACGTGCACGTGCCGTTTCCTAGTGCGTCGGCATCGTTTGCGGAACAATGCATGGTATGTATCGCACCGACGAAAACGTTCAACATGCCGGGCATTCAAGCGTCGTTCGCGATTATCCCGGATCCGGACAGGCGGCGGCAATTCGAGCACCGGCTGCGCGCGCTGTCGTTGCACATGACGCCGTTTTTTTCTCCGGTTGCGGTGAAAGCCGCCTATACGAAAGGGGAAGCGTGGCTGGACGCGGTTTTGGCGTACATTCGGGGCAATCTCGATTTCGCAATGGCATTCCTGCAGGAACGGTTGTCCGAAGTTCGACCGATGGATCCGGAGGGCACGTACCTGCTCTGGGTCGACTGCAGCGCGCTCGGGCTCGGCGCCGCGGGGATGCGCGACCTGATGTACCGCGAGGCCAAAGTGGCGTTCAGCGAAGGTTCGATTTTCGGGCCGGACGGCGAAGGGTTCGTCCGCATCAACGTCGCTTGCAGGAGGCGGCTGCTGGCGGAAGCGCTCGAACGGTTCGCGGCGGCGGCAAGGCGGCGGCTCGATGGCCATGCGTCGGCGAGGGCGAATGCCGGGAAAACGGACGGCTCGCACGGGGCATGA